The stretch of DNA tgtgaagtgccttgggctgtttcactacgttaaaggtgcaaaataaatccaagttgttgtcaaTTACTTGCTGAATTTCTCACTTCAATGTGAATTGTTTCTGCTTAAGAATTAGtttgatattaaagtgtatgtgtGCAATTTATAGCTCCgaaatgaatttaaaaatattttaagtaGGCATGTAAAAGCTTCCAAAATTATTTTGTAATCATCTAGCAGGAGATGGAATTTAAGCTTACCAAGTCCATCATTTCTCAAAATTGTATTCCTCAAAGCATCATGCTTGAAAAATTGTCACAATGTATGTCAAACTTGTGCCTAATTGGTACAATATCATTTTCATAAAACATGAACAAATCACAAATGAATAGATATGAAACATACAATAAGTAAATAGCAAGTGGGAATGAAAACTATCAATCAAGCATTTCAAAAAATTGTTTGAAAATCCTTTCAGTGACCCTTCCCTACCCCACCACGCCCTCCCCAGGGGAAGGCAGATTAAAACATATTTTTATTTTGGGGAGTGGTCATTTATTGCTCTAATGAACCCTAAAACACAAGTATCCACTGTCAGACAAATTAATTTAAGTATGCTTACTGTACATGATTGAAAAATACGGTCTGACTTTCAGACATAATCGAAGTGTTGTCAGACAAATTAAAATCTGACCCTGGAAACAGTGACAAAGACTATAGTTTCCAAAATTATTCATTGCATTTAGAAGTGGTCTATGCATTTACAATGTTCTGCATGTGCAAATAAACTGGCAACCCCATGgaattttatataaatatatacagtATCTGTCTGATGATGATAGCTGAGTCAGACTAAAGAAGATAATATCCTTCTGCGTCTGGTGCGGATCTGCCCCACATGTTAAGTAAGCCCAATTTGAATTATAAACAAACATGGCAATAGAGCCTGCTGATAAAACTGTCAAGCCACTGACCTTTCTTAACTGTTGTAGATATCCCATTATAGATTGATGTGTTTCTAACAACGTATGTTTACTGCTTAAAAAATCCTCTTCATTATTCTCAGTCAGACTTTACTTCATCACCAAGTCAACATGTAGTAACATTTTATAGCAAAATAGGTATATCTATAAACGTTTCAATGCATTACAGATACTGTACCTTCAACATGTGCACAAACATTTTTCAACTTTGAGCAACGGCTTCTTTCATTAAGCTTCAAGGTGACTTAACGCTAGACCATAAAATGCAcccaacttctttacccagagagtggtcagaatgtggaactcgctatcacaaggagcagttgaggcaaatagcatagatgcatttaagtggaaactggataaacacatgagggagaaaggaatagaaggatatgctgacagggttagatgaagtagggagggaggaggctcatgtggagcataaacaccggaaaCAAATTGAATTATGATGTGACCACATCACCGCTGACCATAGCAGTATGCGCCCTTCTCCTAACATAACCGGACAAAGTTTCTTGAAAGGCACTTTCTCAGATGACAgtgccccttttaaaattgatgaTTATGCATACACTTTGTACGGAATTCCCAAGGGAGCTTGCTGGGAAAGAGTTAACAATTCGCACATGCTACCGATTGGTTCTCTCAGTGGAAAACTGTGATTGGTTCTCACCCACCACAGGGGAGCTGATTGgttccagctgactgagataCAATTGGCTCTCTCCTCCTGGTCTGAAGTATCAACTtcattcaagtttttttttacaatgcaaCTGTGTATCTTTTCGTTGGCAGCTGGGAATCGAGCTTGTTGACAGCTCTGCTGATTTCCAGAAACACTCACTCCCAGTAAATTCTCGGATCTATTAGTTCGCTGTAATATTTCATTTCTTCGTTTTTGTTTTCTTGGGGGGAAAAAAGTTAGAAAACAAACACAACAGTTGAGAAGTAGGGGAAAATAGAACTTTccatccaaaaaaaaaattgtaattctaTAAACAGCGAAGAGACCATGATCTTTTTACCGGTGATAATCCTAATTGTGACAGGTTGTAAATTCACCCCGGTTTTAACATGTCAGTTCCCCACCGACTGGAGACCCCTGAGTGAAGGTTGCAGGGCTGAATTGGCTGAGATAATAGTTTATGCCAGAGTACTGGCCATCCATCAGGACATGTACAGTGTGTACAACTACCTGCCGTGGCAGTACGAGACCAGCCTGTTCTACTCGGCGGAGATCGAGATGTTGTGCGACCAGGCATGGGGCAGCATGCTGGAGGTGCCCGCCGGATCCCGTCTCAACCTCACCGGCCTCGGCTACTTCTCCTGTCAGTCTCACACCGTCATGGAGAACAACAGCTACTTCTTCTTCCTCaggtaaaaacaaaacaaaaaacataAAAACATTGTTAACACCATacaaacagcaacagaaatgTTTCTTGTCTGAAATTTATTTGTATTTTCTAACTAAAATGGTTTAGCTAAGAAAACTCTTCAAATATCCCTTTTAGCACAATCTTGTGCCAGACTTGAATAGTATGAAGATTTTTTTAAGATGACATGTTAACAATATCAAGATGTTAAAAACAAATATACGAGTTAAACACATATGCCCCTTTAAACTTTAGCTGTTGCCAATAATGTGctcccaatgtgtcctgcaaACCCTTTTTACAACTTCAGTAGACGCTGAAACAGGCAGATGTGAAAATGCAATTCAGTATGTGTTTTTCTTTTATAATCTTATTAAAAAGGTTGCTTATCTTGTAGttttcagttctgaggaagggtgtACTACACCCCAAACGTTAACTTGTCTTATCTCTtaccagatgctgactgacctgctgcgaACACCAcaatttactgtttttatttcagatttcttcacttgcagtttaaaaaaaaatcaagacccAATTGCTCCACGTAAAAGTCAGTGTAATCGccttaaaatttaaaatattctCAAAGATATGAATGGTTACCAATCTTCCTTTCAAACAGATGCACTACCTAACAAATCACCTACTTGCCTTTTGTGGagactttttaaaatgttatatttCTAATTTATTCTACAGAGTAGTTTTCCTGAAATTAAATATTGTTATGTTTAACCATTATAAAACAAGTTTTTTATAACAATTATTACTTAGCTAAACTTTGTTTTTCATATGTCAAAAACTGGCACATATGAACTGGGCCATATGTTAGGACCTTGCAAGGTTAACCTATCTAGTTCTCTCTTTGCATTTTGAGTAAAGCATTTAATGTAGATGGCAGGCAATGAGTTATAAAGCAGTAATTCAATCAAAAGGCTTGAATGACGACATAATGTGCAAAAAGCAATGCTCAAATATTTTATGAAAGTTTGCAGATCCTCAAGATCAAATTACGACCTTAAACTCATTCACTGCCAGACATACGTTATTCTGTGttttatatccttttttatataatatatatatttgttcttgttattgcccatccttggttgctctgagagcattaagagtcaaccatgcatgtgtgactggagccacatatagaccagaccgggtgaggatggTAGGCTGCTTTCCTGAAAAACATTAGTGAACtatttgggtttttatgacaatccagcaggtTCCATAGTAATTTTCTGATGttagcccacaaatgaccagatttattgaatttaatttcccaacttgccatggtggatttgaactcatgaccgcGGGGTTGCTAGTCCAGTCTCATAACTAAAATATTTAGTTTTCTTTCCCCATAggtagcaggtacagcacagtcaGTATGATACAAATGAAAAACAATAAAGATGATAGTGAACAGGATCTACATACTACTTATGGTGTCATATAACTCATACTTTAGTAAAACCAGCACATTATATTAGGCAGTACATTTGTGGAAAatatctatatattattaaaaatcttgtgtaaggcatacacttcctgtccacaaactttATGCACTGTCATCACAAATTTTACTCATGCTTTTCTGCCAATATTTAGCATTATAAATTGCAATACTaatatttcccattcaattttcctGTGATCAAAATGTCACAATGATTTTGCAGGATCTGGTCACTAGGTGGCTATGTTGATCGAGTTTCTGGAGTCTCTCTCCCAAATCAGTTGCCATCTTATATATAAGTTACATTGATTAATTGACATTGGGCAATGCAATTCATCAAAGTTTTTTCAACAATTCTGGTTATTGGAAAAtcaaaaaaagtttaaattagAATTTGTTTTAATTTACTTAAATTTCATAAAAGAAAAAATATAGATTATAGTTAAGTTCATTATTGCTTTTACAGTGGAGATTGGCACCTTGGTAGCAGCAATGGTTCAGCTTTGGATTTGGGGTTTTCATTTATCTCTTTCTTCATGGGAGAGCATTAAAGGGACTTTCTGTGTTTGtcttttttgattatgcctctgtaaagcgccgtgggacatttttctatgttgaaggtgctatataaatgcaagctgttgttattaTACAATAATCTTGCATAAAGGTAGTgtctattttatcttcaaatttacattttaaatttgcTTTGCTGAGTTACTATTTCATCTTAGGGTGAAGCATGTATTGCTACCAGAATATCCTGGGATATTACTGTAGATCTCAACCTATTAAAATATTAATGTTGAAAAACTGCTATTTTAATTTTTTGCAGGATGGATGACAATTATAACATACTTCCTCATGGAGTTAATTTTCAGGATGCTATTTTTCCAGACACAACTGAGAACAGGAAGATGTTTTCCAGTCTCTTTCAGTTCTCTAATTGTACTCAAGGGCAACAGCTCCAAACTTACACTGCTGACTGGGAAATCCAAGAGGATCACAGGGTAAGGACGCCATCTGCTGGTCATCTCCATGGAGCATTTAGGCACTATGGATTTTGGTAGTAAAATAAAGTTTCTAAATTATTGTTTGGAAGCCAAATATTCATACTGTCTCATTTTAACATTCTCAGCTATAAATGTAATGAATACCAATATATTTTAATGGAAATTCAACCTTCTTGATTGAATGTGAAAGGATTAAAGTAGTTCAAAACAGGGTATCATTTATTAGTACTAAAAATAAATTGGTTCAATACGACATTCTTTTCTTTCTACTATTCCTGGTTATTTCATTAAGCTGAAGTAATCTGATACCAGTTAAGAGGCTTCTATACCTTCTTTACCAAAATTTAACAAAGATGCTGTACTTCAAAGGAATTTCTATCAGTAACTGTTCTTTAATTGTAGTGAAAATATTGTAATTTACTAGTGGATCTCCTATGGTAATTCTCAACTGTGAATGAGAAAATGTGGTGTTCCTATACTCTGACATACAAAATATCCTAAGGCAATTTACAAAGACACTAGACAAATGAATGTTATTATTGTCATATTGTGGGCGCTCTAAGCTGCAACAGCAAGCATCTGTCCCATTCCCAGTACGGTCAGAGATATTTCTTTTCTCCCACACCATTCCCACACCCTCCTCATCTCTCTTCTGTCTTTGCATTAACAAGTTCTCTCTCCCCCTACTTCAATAGAATTTCTCCCTTTAGTGGATTATTTCTCTCCATGAGAGGGTATATAGCCTTCTCTTTTTTCACTCTACTCAAAAGGACGTCCCTCACCCCAAGCAGGattatgtctgtctctctttttctatctTCCCAGACCCTAATagggtgtctctgtctgtctgtctctttccatCACTCTCTCAACTAGATTTTCAAGTGAGTCTCTCTGCTTCCCTCTTGATCCCCCACAAAAgggtctttctctccttcccttccccctcctcctgcaagtgtttgtctttctgtctctcttttctctccctgTTTCCTGGGCAGTACCACTGCTGAAAAAATATAAAGTTGGGAATTTGTTCATTTGGATATGGACTTCTGCACACATGCATACCACTTTTCCTTGCCCCTTCCTTCAATTCTTTGTCCCCTCTCCCTTCTTTTCCCTTTAATTTCTTTTCActttttcttttccctctttcttACTCTTTTGTTTTATctatttcctgtttctttctatAATGCTTTCTCCTCCTGTTTCTTGCAGCTTTTGCATTGCTGTAtggggagattgagagagggaagagctggggtattaaaaaaaaacacaaaacgaGTCCGGGAGGAAAGAGGGATACACTTCGGGGAATTGTATTCCTGGACAGGAGGCTGGGAGGTGGACAAAGAAGCTCTTGCAGGAGAGGATGGCTGCTTTGTAGCTTTCTGGCAATTGTAATCCCGGGACATTGACAgacaaattaaagaaagaaagaatgaacttgcatttatattgcacctttcatgacctcaagatgtcccaaagcgcgtcACAGCCAGTGATGTACTTttaaggtgtagtcactgttgtaatgtagggaaacattaaTAAAAATTTTGCCTATTTATTTGCTGGGGAGTGGGTGTGTCATGAGTCCAGGATGTTCAGAGGGCAGACATGGTAATTTGTGCTGCTTGTGgaagaggcggggtgggggggggggggcggtggtggggggttaGTGGTTGGAGCCAAGTTTATGGATAAGTTGTTGATTTTTTGGGGGAGGAATGAACACTTTTATTTTATGGGGTGTATAGTCGGATGGATGAGGAGCTGCCATGCCAGTTGTATCTCATgatagggagaaaattgaaattgAGGAGGAATGTTTTGTATAATATGGTTGGTGAATAACAAAATAACTGATTAGAAGGTAGAAAAACAGAGACAAATGTATAGCCAACAATGAAGAAGAAAAGTGATGGACAGACTTGACAGTCATGACCCAGAAGGCCAAGTCTACATGATTTATTATCCCAAGTTTGACTTGTATTATGGAAAGTGACAAATAATCTAATGCAGACTTTAGGCACTATAATTGTGGTAAAATCAGTAACTTGGATAATCGTAGAAACATTAAGTTCAAGTGTCATTGTGGATGCCTGCAATGGAAGTAGGGTACATGATTAGGtttgcattttctgttcttacccCCCATTATTTCCCATATATGTACCCACATATTTCATTTAAACAATGGAATGACGTACAGAAATCACCATGCATGCAAGGTCTTCAACATTTACTCTGTGAATGAATGCAAGCAAAATTTCTAATGtaatcatttttaatgtaaaGACTCATCCTTCTTGATCAGAATTGGTTATATCATAAACCATTGGAAGACTGACGAAACAAAAACAAAGTAGACGTTGGCTTATTTAAGGATGATGTTTAATCTTCTGTTATCTTTCATTTGAAGTAGTCTTGTCTGCTTAATAAATGAGAACTACATACGGTGGCAAAACAAATAACTGATTAACACTGACAGTGAATGAAGAACCTGATAATTCAAAATCTGTTATAGTCATCTGATTTCAATGCTTCAAGCAACTTCATAAATAAttctattattaaaaaaaaatccttatacATGTTTGTTATTTGGTTAGGCGGCAAGTTTGAAATATGTATTCTAGCAGCAATAGTTTCACCTCAGACGAAGTACCTGTCATTCAAAATCACTTTACATCTGAATCCATTCATTAACACTGCACAGTGTAAAAAGCTTTAAATACTTCACAGTTTTTAAAGTTGTAGTGCTTAATGATGCCAGAAATCAGTACTGTAACTAACACTAATAAAATCTGTTTCTGAAAACATTTTTGTGATCAGCGTGAATTTGCAAAAAGCAAATTTTAAATTGTAAAACTGGTTTAGCTGCCCTTGATCTATAAGTTGTCTGTCACACCATAAAGAACCACCAGCACTCCATCTCAATGATACTTGATTTGCCTCCTCTCCCCCAAAGCAGGCTGACTTCACCCATTCCCAAAGCAACATGTCTTCATTTCAAATGAAGTCTGTCTAATTTAACACTTCATATAAACTTCATATAAATATTATATCAGTCTTTATATAGATATCTTTAAATATTAAATCACTGTGTTATACAGGAGCTGAATAAGATAATATGAGAGCAACTATATATTATCAAACTGTGTTACAGGGTATGATGTGTCTACCTGTGACCACTTGGACTTTCACACAGCTTTTAAGAGCCCTGGCAGTTTCCAAAATGACAGCATCTTCAAGCCAACACATACAGAACTGATAAGACCCAGAGCACTCAACAGCAGCCCATTCCTGTCCAGCTTTACATTTGTGCAAATGACATGCTGACACCAAAGCTCAGCAAGATGTCAACAGATCAGGATGTTTACAGACCAAATATTTTTGTTTGCAAGCGAGAAAAATCAGAATACACATGGCCTTTAAACTGTGCTTTATTAACAATCCCCTGTAACAAATCCATTTAGATCTAAGGGATCTAAGCAGAACAAACATTGCTAAGGAGATTAAGATATGCACTAATCTTTGTAGGAAAAAAGGTTTTAAACACTAGGGGGTTGTAAGGTTATGACCCCTGAACAAATAAGGATATAAGTGTGCCCTTGTAAAAATTCCGTACAACTCCTAAAGGAACTCACTACAATTTAGTACGACTGCGAAATCCTGCAAGATAAATCTTATTAAGATTTAGATAAAAGTATTATTCAGAGCTTTATATATGTATTAATATATTGCTTTAAAGTTTCTTTTTGTGTGGTGCCCAGTATTTTTGAAATAATAACAAACTATTAGAAATATAAAATGAAAAACTTCAATCAATCGGACAAAATAATGCTATTACATCCCCTTGCGACTTATATCAGTTGCAGTACCATACTTCAGAACAACTGAACTTTGGTTTAGCATTGCAACACTTTTGACAAACTTTGATCAACTCAAACAAAACAATAAAAACCACAGTGCAGAGTCAGTAACTTACTGCCTGGCTTATCAAACCTGTATCCCAAAATTACAGCATAAAAAACAAAACCTATTTTACTGGCCTTTGGGAAGGctgctttttaattttattttgttgttTTTCTTGGGCATTTTCTCCAGCATCAAAATAGCAATATCAGTAATTCATCAGGCCAGGGGGAAAAATCATCAAAAAATCATTTCAAAATGTGCACAAAAATTGTTTTGCAGCATAAAGGAATTTGAAAAATTCTTTTGGATACTCAGGTGCTATATTAAAAAGCTGTATATTGTTCATAGAATCTTCCAATAATCAACAGTGGATTATTTTTTCATCTAAGCCCGCAGTAATGACATCATAGTAGTTAACTTTGTCATGTGGCTGTCAGCACACATGGAGCGCACTGACAGTAAGTATCACTACAAACCACCATTACTAGCACTAAATGGTCTAAAACCAGACTAAAGCTCCTATACAACTAAAATTAAAAGTATACATTATAAATATCAGCTTATACGTgggattcattttaaaacaaaacatttcGGGTTCAAGTCAATggttagattttcaacttgccaccattgaaatcaatggaaatgaaaatcaggtggtttctataacgggcggctaaTTTATAACACCAGTTTTACGCCTGGCAGTCTCGTTCCAGTTATTTCAACATCTATTCAGTAGCAGGAGAGCTTTAAGGGTGAGCAGCAATAGCAACAAGAACAGCAacatgcatttttatagcaccattaacatacaaaaatgtcccaaggcacttctcaaAGGTGTGAGGAAAATGGATGCTGAACCAAAGGAAGGAAGGATTAGGAGGGGTCACTATAGGCCCTTTATGAGCAGctgctccccctgccccctcgtgTGCTCCCAGTACGTCATGTGCTATATGCTGGAGTGCTACTTTGAAAtgtaaattagctgatctcacgtTATCTGGTGTGGTCAGTTGTCTGCACTGCTGGTACACCTTCACATTACAGTAACTAAAAGCATAGATATATATTAAAGGGGTGTGAGTGATGCTGTGGGCTAAAACATGTCCTTTCACTTCTGTGCCCTGGTATTGAATCCAGCTGGAGAtatgttttctttttattcgttcacgggatgtgggcgtcactggcaaggccagcatttattgcccatccctaatttcccttgagagggtggtggtggtgagctgtcttcttgaaccgctgcagtccgtgtggtgaaggttctcccacagtgctgttaggtagggagttccaggattttgacccagcggcgatgaaggaacggcgatatatttccaagtcgggacggtgtgtgacttggaggggaatgtgcaggttgttcccgtgtgcctgctgccttaGTCcgtctagttggtagaggtcacggatttggtgAAAGTCTTCTAAATACTAAATTTGCCCTCATTCAGAAAAGCTATTATGATCATTGCAGAGGGAAAAACAAATGGTGTGATGTGAGACTACCTAAAGGCAATTTGAAAAGTAAAATGAATGGTGAGAGAAATTTAAAAACTATTGGATGATTTGCATACTATCGTATGACTTCATTCAGTCTACACTCTTTGCAAGCAGAAACTTAAATTGTTTTTTTCCACTTGTTCCACTCAGCGAACTTGATGGGCTTCAACATTTGTTTCACAAGTCAACCTTATTTTAATAATCTGATCATTTTATGTAACAAGTACAGTTTTCCTCCTAAGAAAGAACTTagatttatctagcgcctttcacgacctcaggccatcgcaaagcgctttacagccaatgaagtacttagagTGAATCTCATTTTAAATAAACTGGATTAGAACCAAGCAATAGTGAGGTGACACACCACTTGATACCATGGCATCTTCACTGGTTGCACTCTTATGTCACAGTACAAAAAACATTTCTCCATCAACAGTTTTTGTGAATTATCTGTCACTGTCGTATGCTCAATTGTATGATCAGAAACTCACCAGGGGGAGAAATTTTCATTGTGCGTTAAGTGTAACAAAATATTTTGTAAATGTATTTACAATGTCATTACACAGAAAAGGCTAATTTTCTGCTCAGCTGTGCCAAAACAGCAGGCACACAATTGGAACAGGGCAAATTGGGAGAGTGGAACCTGCGCCAATTTCTAACTGGGCTACAATTTTGCAAATTGCTGTATTTTGTGTGCTGAAATTCTTCTATCCATTTCATGCCTCAGCCTCATTACGCCCCAGATTTGTTGCAAAAATATTGAAATGAATACCTAGCACCATTTTGTAGGAGCTTTTGCTCCAGCTCAGCTTTTTTTTCCCTTGTGCACCCATTTGGAATGGGAGCAAGGGAAGCTCCCAGTGTGAATTAACTCTTAAATTGCTACAAGCTATGTATGTTTTTGTACTTCTTCCCCAATATTTACAATACTTTTATGGTTTTTCTTAGAGTTTTTTAAACATATTTCTGATACATTTTAGGAAACAGATGCCATTTCCTGACTTTACATTAGGTTTTTCATCATTTCAGCCTTGCTGTTCactacccccccccacacacacagttggAAACTTTTTATAATAATTTTTGAGTCTTTAAAAAGCCTTAAATATTTCTGTCTCCACACGTGCCGCTTTCATTTAAATAGATGCATCCCTTTAATATTGAG from Heptranchias perlo isolate sHepPer1 chromosome 24, sHepPer1.hap1, whole genome shotgun sequence encodes:
- the ccdc3a gene encoding coiled-coil domain-containing protein 3a, with product MIFLPVIILIVTGCKFTPVLTCQFPTDWRPLSEGCRAELAEIIVYARVLAIHQDMYSVYNYLPWQYETSLFYSAEIEMLCDQAWGSMLEVPAGSRLNLTGLGYFSCQSHTVMENNSYFFFLRMDDNYNILPHGVNFQDAIFPDTTENRKMFSSLFQFSNCTQGQQLQTYTADWEIQEDHRLMCSTVQKALFEEEDRVKKLTNRVAMLESRNKQLKDKVKRVKRTLRQVKKNSRRMEQLNKKLLEKTSNGGSQSPHYAKPDSNVAILKV